One Gimesia aquarii DNA segment encodes these proteins:
- the rpiB gene encoding ribose 5-phosphate isomerase B, whose translation MTSQPPTEPVKKIVIASDHAGYRYKRRIIDRLTKKGYQVEDLGTDSTESVDYPDFIFPAAKAVAEGKFERGIVLGGSGNGEAMAANRIKGIRCAVCWNEKSARLARMHNNANMISLGERMISIEDVYEIIDIWLSTPFEEGRHNTRIQKLDQ comes from the coding sequence ATGACTTCTCAACCCCCTACAGAACCTGTCAAAAAAATCGTGATTGCTTCAGACCATGCCGGGTATCGGTATAAACGACGCATCATCGATCGCCTTACAAAAAAAGGGTATCAAGTTGAAGATCTGGGGACTGATTCCACAGAGTCGGTTGATTATCCAGACTTTATCTTTCCAGCAGCAAAAGCCGTTGCTGAAGGAAAGTTCGAACGAGGGATTGTACTGGGCGGTTCGGGGAATGGTGAAGCCATGGCCGCAAATCGAATCAAGGGAATTCGCTGTGCCGTCTGCTGGAATGAAAAATCTGCCCGTTTAGCCCGCATGCATAATAATGCGAATATGATTTCGTTAGGCGAGCGTATGATTTCCATTGAAGATGTTTACGAAATCATTGACATCTGGCTGAGCACTCCCTTCGAAGAAGGTCGGCATAACACTCGCATTCAGAAGCTTGACCAATAA
- a CDS encoding DUF1553 domain-containing protein: protein MHSRFASLLLLTSLPVLCPAALAKAAEGPPDFETKIAPLLIKRCVECHQGRNPSGNLSLISRSGLLKGGDSGAVVDFDTAETSSLLQRVHDGEMPPEKQGRPQKLPAEEIKLLERWIASGAPWPQGRTLDLFEQTTEVRAGRDWWSLQPVERPKIPRLKSQQQPTNPIDAFILARLEKKQMSPAPLADKRTLIRRLYYDLIGLPPTNAQIKHFVNDSSPQAWEKVIDKLLDSPQYGERWARYWLDLVRYADTSGYERDQEKPFAWKYRDWVVQSFNSDLPYHQFIVEQLAGDEIPNRSKRSVIATGFLRLGTWNDEPNDPLDYQYDRLEDLVHTTSSAFLGMTVKCARCHAHKFDPITQEDYYRMASAFWAGPIAPRARKLLGGPNPDELGFSDVLGWTDLNTKTLPLYVLKNGEREHPLQKVIPASLSMIPKLEHPFATPPEEAKTTHRRLQLAHWITDSNHPLTARVFVNRLWLHHFGEGIVRSPNNFGFLADPPTHPDLLDWLAAEFTSGGWTIKRMHKLILTSRTWRQSSLHPRFAEYQDQDAGNRLWWRAERRRLDAEALRDSMLATTGELDLQVGGPGFHPTISPEALEGLSKKSADWQASPAEQQKRRSLYMYAKRGLLPPMMTTFDFCNPTQPCGKRDVTTVPTQSLALLNNQFTHLRSEALARKISAENIEPRIQVRQLWRRVYGREPSLDETGLAIQHLSIQRQRFEKNHLHPQSQNNKELAQQLEKMQKALVLLLRADEGITVDSSGRVSEWRDQSGHHHHAWQTTTHSQPLLDLDGFGNRHPAILFDGKRRFLHLQGALLKKQEHTIIAVVNDRGAPGHREILSNWNGAAGNAGTSLFLGLTAKQTVRFSDYFPDAGMIKNRKKPFLITAINGAEKSAIYQNGHQLASRAHSLAPRNLSTDWVIGQQGNINGEFWNGGIAELRVYSRALSDAERMLVEFEICRRHGIPFQKPKVTPQLTPKVLALASLCHVLLNSNEFLYVD, encoded by the coding sequence ATGCATTCGCGATTCGCTTCACTGCTGCTCTTAACGAGTCTGCCCGTTTTATGCCCGGCTGCCCTAGCAAAAGCCGCTGAGGGACCACCTGATTTTGAAACAAAGATTGCTCCCTTATTGATTAAACGTTGTGTCGAGTGTCACCAGGGTCGCAATCCCTCCGGGAACTTGTCCCTCATCTCTCGGTCAGGTTTGCTCAAAGGGGGAGACTCCGGGGCAGTCGTTGATTTTGATACAGCGGAAACGAGTTCCCTGCTCCAAAGAGTTCATGATGGAGAAATGCCTCCCGAAAAACAGGGACGTCCGCAAAAATTGCCGGCAGAGGAAATCAAACTGCTCGAACGCTGGATTGCATCAGGCGCGCCTTGGCCTCAAGGGCGAACATTAGATTTGTTCGAACAAACGACGGAAGTACGCGCCGGGCGAGACTGGTGGTCTCTACAACCGGTTGAGCGTCCTAAAATTCCAAGATTGAAATCACAACAGCAACCAACGAATCCTATCGATGCCTTCATTCTCGCACGGTTGGAAAAAAAACAGATGTCGCCGGCTCCCCTGGCGGACAAGCGAACTCTGATACGACGCTTGTACTACGATTTGATTGGTCTTCCACCAACGAATGCACAGATCAAGCATTTTGTAAATGATAGCTCGCCTCAAGCCTGGGAAAAGGTCATCGACAAATTACTTGATTCTCCACAATACGGAGAACGGTGGGCTCGTTATTGGCTTGATCTTGTCCGCTATGCAGATACGAGTGGTTATGAACGTGACCAGGAAAAACCGTTCGCGTGGAAATACCGTGACTGGGTCGTCCAGTCATTCAATTCAGATTTGCCCTACCACCAGTTTATCGTTGAACAACTTGCAGGAGATGAAATTCCCAATCGCAGCAAACGTTCGGTCATCGCAACAGGTTTCCTTCGTTTAGGAACCTGGAATGATGAACCCAATGATCCACTCGACTATCAATATGATCGACTGGAAGATCTGGTGCATACCACCTCGTCGGCATTTCTTGGTATGACTGTCAAATGCGCACGCTGTCACGCACATAAATTTGATCCCATCACTCAAGAAGATTACTATCGAATGGCCTCCGCGTTTTGGGCGGGTCCCATTGCACCGCGCGCCCGCAAGCTACTGGGAGGGCCCAATCCAGATGAGTTGGGTTTTTCAGATGTTCTCGGATGGACTGATCTGAATACAAAAACTCTACCACTTTATGTACTGAAAAATGGAGAACGAGAACATCCTCTACAAAAAGTGATACCGGCTTCGTTGTCGATGATTCCCAAACTGGAACACCCCTTCGCTACTCCCCCAGAGGAAGCAAAAACGACGCACCGACGATTACAACTCGCACACTGGATTACCGACTCAAATCATCCGTTGACTGCAAGAGTCTTTGTGAATCGTTTGTGGCTACATCATTTTGGAGAAGGCATTGTTCGCTCCCCAAACAACTTTGGTTTTCTGGCAGATCCACCTACTCACCCGGACCTCCTGGATTGGCTCGCCGCTGAATTCACCAGTGGTGGCTGGACGATAAAACGAATGCACAAGTTAATTCTGACATCAAGAACCTGGCGACAATCCTCTTTGCATCCCAGATTCGCAGAGTATCAAGACCAGGATGCGGGGAACCGTCTCTGGTGGCGGGCAGAACGAAGGCGTCTTGACGCGGAAGCCTTGCGAGATTCAATGTTAGCAACAACGGGTGAACTTGACTTGCAAGTGGGAGGCCCCGGCTTTCACCCCACAATCAGCCCTGAAGCGCTTGAAGGACTTTCAAAAAAGTCAGCCGACTGGCAAGCATCGCCAGCTGAACAACAAAAAAGACGCAGTCTTTATATGTATGCTAAGCGCGGGTTGCTTCCTCCGATGATGACCACTTTTGATTTTTGCAACCCAACACAACCTTGTGGAAAACGCGATGTGACAACCGTCCCCACACAATCGTTGGCACTTTTGAATAATCAATTCACTCATCTTCGAAGTGAAGCACTGGCGCGGAAAATTTCTGCTGAGAATATCGAACCCCGGATCCAAGTTCGGCAATTGTGGAGACGAGTTTACGGCAGAGAACCATCGCTCGATGAAACAGGCTTAGCAATACAGCATCTTTCGATTCAACGTCAGCGATTTGAGAAAAATCACCTCCATCCACAATCTCAAAACAACAAAGAACTTGCTCAGCAATTAGAGAAGATGCAAAAAGCGCTGGTTCTACTCCTTCGTGCGGACGAAGGGATTACCGTCGATTCATCTGGTCGCGTTTCCGAATGGCGGGATCAATCGGGGCATCACCATCACGCCTGGCAGACAACAACTCACAGCCAGCCACTTTTGGATCTTGATGGATTTGGCAACAGGCATCCGGCCATTCTATTTGACGGAAAGCGACGTTTTCTGCATTTACAAGGTGCATTACTTAAGAAACAGGAGCATACCATCATCGCTGTTGTCAACGATCGAGGGGCTCCGGGGCATCGGGAAATTCTCTCCAATTGGAATGGGGCAGCAGGTAATGCCGGAACATCTCTGTTCCTGGGGCTGACTGCAAAGCAGACTGTCCGATTCAGCGATTACTTCCCCGACGCGGGAATGATCAAGAACCGGAAGAAACCGTTTCTCATCACTGCCATCAATGGAGCGGAAAAGTCAGCCATATATCAAAACGGACATCAGTTAGCATCCCGTGCACACTCTCTTGCTCCTCGAAATCTCTCGACAGACTGGGTGATCGGACAGCAAGGAAATATCAACGGCGAATTTTGGAATGGTGGAATCGCAGAGCTTCGCGTTTATTCCCGTGCCCTTTCGGACGCCGAGCGAATGTTAGTCGAATTTGAAATTTGCCGACGCCATGGTATCCCTTTTCAGAAACCCAAAGTCACACCACAGCTGACACCAAAAGTCCTCGCACTGGCTTCGCTCTGTCATGTCTTGTTGAACTCGAATGAATTTCTATACGTAGATTGA
- a CDS encoding ROK family transcriptional regulator, which produces MTTFVSSQPQILSQMNERMVLRILRDNGPSSRAEVKRLSGVTAPTVSKAVSSLLKSGMLEEFDTPVNMRGRPAKRLRLAEKTAQVVGLVVDSPHCRIVTTGLDGTIRDGAHQEFPIPGTYEELLESVINRITTLKSIDGIKTLGVGISLPGLFDYREGRSILSPNVPITNNQCIGKDLSEQLGLTCVVLQETDALCLAESNSGLAHGIDDFAMLDVSTGIGLGVLIEGRLLKGRSGFAGEIGHLPMVPDGILCGCGRVGCLETIASDTALARLVSNRIGRQLDIEEIIELVRAGELNVTTELDQVAQQLSFALVTTINLFNPQTLFIYSRMFDIDPSLFERLIERTETAALTSSFRDCRIERAKGSKREGAIAAIIEHLTDSRISESNPHFLKVL; this is translated from the coding sequence ATGACCACCTTCGTATCTTCTCAGCCACAAATACTCAGCCAGATGAATGAGCGTATGGTGTTGCGAATCTTGCGCGATAACGGCCCCAGTTCTCGAGCTGAAGTCAAGCGGCTTTCAGGAGTCACAGCTCCCACAGTTTCCAAAGCAGTCTCTTCACTCTTGAAGTCAGGAATGCTTGAGGAATTTGATACACCGGTGAATATGCGTGGTCGACCAGCCAAAAGACTTCGTCTGGCAGAAAAAACGGCACAGGTGGTGGGGCTGGTTGTCGATTCTCCACACTGCCGTATTGTTACGACTGGCCTTGATGGTACGATTCGAGATGGAGCGCATCAAGAATTTCCTATCCCTGGCACTTACGAAGAGTTATTGGAATCGGTAATCAATCGCATCACGACATTGAAATCGATCGATGGAATCAAAACATTGGGGGTTGGCATCAGTTTGCCTGGCCTGTTTGATTATCGAGAGGGCCGCTCCATTCTTTCACCCAATGTTCCCATTACAAACAATCAATGCATTGGGAAGGATCTATCAGAACAACTGGGACTAACGTGTGTGGTGCTACAGGAAACCGATGCACTCTGCCTTGCTGAAAGCAATTCTGGCTTGGCGCACGGTATTGACGACTTCGCGATGCTCGATGTCAGCACAGGTATTGGTTTAGGCGTGTTGATTGAAGGCCGCTTGCTCAAAGGAAGAAGCGGGTTTGCAGGTGAAATTGGTCATTTACCGATGGTTCCAGACGGAATCTTGTGTGGATGCGGACGCGTTGGCTGCCTGGAAACGATAGCCAGCGACACCGCACTTGCCAGGCTCGTCTCAAATCGCATCGGTCGACAACTCGACATCGAAGAGATCATCGAACTCGTTCGAGCAGGTGAACTCAATGTCACCACCGAATTAGACCAGGTCGCACAACAGCTCTCCTTTGCACTTGTCACTACAATTAATCTCTTTAATCCACAGACGCTATTTATTTACAGCCGTATGTTCGATATTGATCCCTCGCTCTTCGAGCGTCTCATTGAACGCACGGAAACAGCGGCACTGACATCTTCATTTCGTGACTGCCGCATTGAGCGTGCCAAAGGCAGCAAACGGGAAGGTGCCATTGCGGCCATTATTGAACACTTAACCGACTCGCGTATCTCCGAATCGAATCCACACTTCTTAAAAGTGCTATAA
- a CDS encoding cation:proton antiporter has translation MGEHAIMSLACILLAAMACQWIAWRVKLPAIIFLLPVGIVAGPVMQWLQPDQLFGDLLFPFVSLAVAVILFEGSLTLKFQDIPGLAQVIRNLITFGVLITWMVVAIATRVLLGFSWEVSFLFGALMVVTGPTVIMPMLRTVRPKENVANILQWEGILIDPIGAILAVLVFEFIVAGGADDGFLAGSIVFGKILLIGVLFGIAGGFCFGFLLKKYWIPQYLHNIAALAFVCIIFAVSNLLEAESGLLSVTVMGIWLANMKSLKLEDILDFKETLSILLVSILFILLAARLNLSAFIDLGWPAVGIFIIIQLLARPLSVHLCALGSKLTVAERHLLSWIAPRGIIAAAISALFAIKLESIGYAQASQMVPLTFFVIIGTVLLQSVTARPIAKALKVAEPDPKGFLIIGVNIVTQTIAKELMNNGFRTLLTDQDWSSVTKAKLKGLYAYWGNPVSEHAERHLNLTGIGHLLAMSSHIELNALAAQYFRLEFGPKFIYSIRNHQPQNGKAEEKSSFKYGGRILFDETISYEDLEKRLIDGAEMKTTLLTEEFSYDDYLERQGEARLMLFAIDPNENIYVFTPTPDFLPKANWKIMGMS, from the coding sequence ATGGGCGAACATGCAATTATGTCACTAGCATGCATCCTTCTTGCCGCTATGGCATGTCAATGGATTGCCTGGCGTGTGAAACTTCCCGCGATTATTTTTTTATTACCAGTAGGAATTGTGGCTGGCCCAGTAATGCAATGGCTTCAGCCAGATCAATTATTTGGTGACCTGCTTTTCCCATTTGTTTCCCTGGCAGTCGCAGTTATTCTTTTTGAAGGCAGCTTGACTTTAAAATTTCAGGATATTCCTGGATTAGCACAAGTGATACGCAATTTGATCACCTTTGGAGTATTAATTACCTGGATGGTCGTTGCGATTGCAACACGCGTACTACTTGGGTTTTCCTGGGAAGTCTCATTTCTTTTTGGAGCCCTCATGGTTGTCACAGGTCCTACAGTGATTATGCCAATGTTACGAACGGTACGCCCCAAAGAGAATGTTGCTAATATTTTGCAATGGGAAGGAATCTTGATTGATCCTATTGGTGCGATTCTGGCTGTGTTGGTATTTGAATTTATTGTTGCCGGAGGAGCAGATGATGGCTTTTTAGCAGGGTCGATTGTATTTGGAAAGATTCTACTTATCGGAGTTTTGTTTGGTATTGCCGGAGGGTTTTGTTTCGGATTCCTTTTAAAGAAATATTGGATTCCACAATATCTTCATAACATTGCGGCATTGGCATTTGTATGCATTATCTTTGCGGTGTCTAATCTGCTTGAAGCTGAATCAGGATTGCTTTCTGTGACTGTGATGGGTATCTGGTTGGCCAACATGAAATCGTTGAAGCTCGAAGACATTCTGGATTTTAAGGAAACTCTCAGTATTCTTTTGGTTTCAATACTTTTTATTTTACTAGCAGCGAGATTGAACCTTAGTGCTTTTATTGATCTTGGTTGGCCTGCTGTCGGTATCTTCATTATCATTCAATTGTTAGCTCGTCCTTTGAGTGTGCATCTCTGCGCTCTTGGATCAAAATTGACTGTAGCCGAACGTCACCTCTTGTCATGGATTGCTCCCCGAGGCATTATTGCAGCTGCTATTTCAGCGCTGTTTGCTATCAAGCTGGAATCAATCGGTTACGCACAGGCATCCCAAATGGTTCCACTCACTTTTTTTGTGATTATTGGAACGGTATTACTGCAAAGTGTCACAGCCAGACCAATTGCTAAAGCCTTAAAGGTCGCTGAGCCAGATCCTAAAGGTTTTCTCATTATTGGTGTTAATATTGTGACTCAAACTATTGCTAAGGAATTAATGAACAACGGCTTTAGAACATTACTGACAGATCAAGACTGGTCTTCTGTCACGAAAGCAAAGTTGAAGGGCTTATATGCCTATTGGGGGAACCCCGTTTCAGAACACGCTGAGCGCCATCTGAATTTGACTGGTATAGGGCATCTTTTGGCAATGTCGTCGCATATTGAATTGAACGCATTAGCCGCTCAATACTTTCGATTGGAATTCGGGCCTAAGTTTATTTATAGCATTCGCAATCACCAACCACAAAATGGAAAAGCAGAAGAGAAATCGAGTTTCAAATATGGAGGGCGAATTCTATTCGATGAAACGATTTCATACGAAGATCTGGAAAAACGTTTAATCGATGGTGCAGAAATGAAAACTACATTGCTGACGGAAGAATTTTCATACGATGATTATCTTGAGCGACAAGGTGAAGCTCGTTTGATGTTGTTTGCTATTGACCCCAACGAGAATATTTATGTCTTCACTCCCACCCCAGATTTCCTACCAAAAGCAAATTGGAAAATCATGGGGATGTCATAG
- a CDS encoding PQQ-binding-like beta-propeller repeat protein: MSVFKRLNLSLLSVMIYLSSHQLMAEEWLEFRGPTGQGHSTEKALPIEWSPNEHVLWKTNIPGVGWSSPIVVGNKVYVTTAVSPESERSPEQSLRLVCLNLESGDILWNKELFHQTKETAQRIHKKNSHASPTPISDGKVIYVHFGTHGTACVSLDGNLIWKTNELKYQMQHGNGGSPIIVDDKLVIICDGRASNFIVALDRNTGKIVWKTDRQVDGRKKFSFGTPLLITVNGQQQIVAPGTDVISGHAPEDGKEIWKLHYTGYSVIPRPIFSHGLIFVTTSYDRPSLLAIRPDGEGDVTDTHLAWSNKSQIPHTPSLLVVGDELYAVSDKGIAQCFDAKTGQLLWKERVGGNFSASPLYANGKIYFQSEEGETTVINAGTTYREIGRNHLNEPTLASFAVAGDTLLIRTKTKLYRIGK; this comes from the coding sequence GTGAGTGTATTTAAACGTTTGAATCTCAGCCTCTTATCAGTAATGATTTATCTATCGTCTCACCAGTTAATGGCAGAAGAATGGCTGGAATTTCGTGGCCCCACCGGGCAAGGTCATTCTACCGAGAAGGCATTACCCATTGAATGGAGTCCGAACGAACACGTACTCTGGAAAACCAATATCCCGGGCGTCGGTTGGTCATCGCCGATCGTTGTCGGCAACAAAGTCTACGTGACGACCGCAGTTTCACCCGAGTCAGAAAGGTCTCCCGAACAATCACTGCGACTCGTGTGTCTCAACTTGGAATCAGGCGACATCCTGTGGAATAAAGAACTCTTTCATCAAACCAAAGAAACCGCGCAACGCATACACAAGAAAAACAGCCACGCCAGCCCCACACCGATTTCAGATGGCAAAGTGATCTACGTTCATTTTGGCACACACGGAACTGCCTGTGTGTCCTTAGATGGCAATCTGATCTGGAAAACAAACGAACTCAAATATCAAATGCAGCACGGCAATGGTGGTTCTCCCATCATTGTCGACGATAAGCTGGTGATTATCTGTGATGGCCGGGCCTCGAACTTTATTGTTGCCTTAGATCGAAACACAGGAAAAATTGTCTGGAAAACCGATCGGCAGGTTGACGGTCGCAAAAAGTTTTCGTTTGGAACCCCTCTACTCATCACTGTAAATGGTCAACAGCAAATTGTGGCTCCAGGTACTGATGTGATCTCAGGACATGCGCCCGAAGATGGAAAAGAAATCTGGAAACTGCATTATACGGGTTACTCTGTCATCCCGCGTCCCATCTTCAGTCATGGGTTGATCTTCGTCACTACCAGTTATGACCGGCCTTCCTTGTTAGCAATCCGTCCAGACGGCGAAGGAGATGTCACGGATACGCATTTAGCCTGGTCGAATAAAAGTCAAATTCCGCATACCCCCTCATTGCTTGTCGTCGGCGATGAGCTATACGCTGTTAGTGACAAAGGAATCGCCCAATGCTTCGATGCCAAAACAGGACAGCTTCTCTGGAAAGAACGTGTGGGAGGTAATTTCTCTGCTTCACCACTTTATGCGAACGGTAAGATCTATTTTCAAAGTGAAGAAGGTGAAACCACCGTTATTAATGCCGGAACAACCTATCGAGAGATCGGTCGTAACCATCTTAATGAACCAACGCTTGCTTCCTTCGCGGTTGCTGGTGACACCTTGTTGATTCGCACCAAAACCAAACTTTATCGGATTGGAAAATAG
- a CDS encoding N,N-dimethylformamidase beta subunit family domain-containing protein — MKDVNPVRRNLLKGAVATSLASLAGTVSLNASQSAGADPDLIHRENLKAGASDWQLTRVQLDKRGGFRSSKIEGYCSKQSLAAGDEIEIMVSTRPAQEFKIEIFRTGYYGGRGARLMQTLGPFQGKPQPVPKPGKKNLHECHWDAAVSLTIPDDWPSGVYLGRLSTLKDKTEYGYWQNYVVFIVKDDRPADILFQCSDNTWQAYNKWPSNYSVYTHPKGNQGPWADVSFDRPYAKYAQIYDNPQSLGSGEWLCFEFPFAYWLEKHGYDVTYCSNSDMVTPDHGLKCKSFLSVGHDEYWDIKQYESVVKMRDSGVNLLFFSGNSVCWVTPLLESTDGRPQRIMFRGGPYGGKYKYAEARERDNGPFPHRGPDEGYLMGSRNVDPVNGGGDWVCELPDHWIFKDTGMKKGDSIPGLIGWEYHGDPPSDIPGLEVVARGTALQGGVNPQQWTATIYPGPKGNFVFNASTIFWCQDLASPPGHMLPWSHWSRPHGPDERVQKITHNLIRRAIS, encoded by the coding sequence ATGAAAGATGTGAATCCAGTTCGCCGCAATCTCCTCAAAGGAGCCGTAGCAACTTCATTGGCGTCGCTGGCGGGGACTGTTTCTTTGAACGCATCTCAGTCAGCAGGTGCTGATCCCGATTTGATCCATCGTGAAAACTTGAAAGCAGGGGCCTCGGATTGGCAACTCACACGGGTTCAGCTCGATAAACGGGGAGGATTCCGCTCATCCAAGATCGAAGGGTATTGTTCGAAGCAAAGCCTTGCTGCCGGTGACGAAATTGAGATTATGGTTTCGACACGTCCAGCCCAGGAATTCAAAATCGAAATTTTTCGTACCGGTTATTATGGTGGACGTGGCGCAAGATTGATGCAAACTTTGGGTCCCTTTCAAGGTAAACCTCAGCCTGTACCAAAACCGGGAAAAAAGAATTTACATGAGTGTCATTGGGATGCCGCTGTTTCGTTAACTATTCCTGACGACTGGCCAAGCGGTGTTTATCTGGGTCGACTATCAACACTCAAAGATAAAACAGAATATGGGTATTGGCAAAATTATGTCGTCTTCATTGTCAAAGATGATCGTCCTGCCGACATTCTTTTTCAATGTTCTGACAATACCTGGCAGGCTTATAACAAGTGGCCAAGTAACTATTCTGTTTATACGCATCCCAAAGGAAATCAAGGTCCCTGGGCCGATGTCAGTTTCGATCGTCCTTATGCCAAGTACGCACAGATTTATGATAACCCGCAATCTCTCGGTTCGGGCGAGTGGCTCTGTTTTGAATTCCCGTTTGCCTACTGGTTGGAAAAGCACGGTTATGATGTGACCTACTGCTCGAATAGTGATATGGTCACCCCGGATCATGGCTTAAAGTGCAAGTCGTTTTTGTCAGTGGGGCACGATGAGTACTGGGACATTAAGCAGTACGAATCTGTCGTGAAGATGCGTGATTCCGGTGTGAACCTGCTCTTCTTTTCCGGTAACTCGGTATGTTGGGTAACGCCACTATTAGAGAGTACCGATGGACGGCCACAGCGGATTATGTTTCGCGGTGGTCCTTACGGTGGAAAGTATAAGTATGCCGAAGCACGTGAACGAGATAATGGACCATTTCCCCATCGTGGCCCGGATGAAGGTTATTTAATGGGCTCCCGGAATGTGGATCCTGTGAATGGAGGCGGAGACTGGGTATGTGAATTACCCGACCATTGGATATTTAAAGATACCGGGATGAAAAAAGGTGATTCCATTCCTGGCCTCATCGGTTGGGAATATCATGGCGATCCACCATCTGATATTCCCGGACTGGAAGTCGTCGCGCGAGGTACCGCTCTCCAGGGAGGTGTGAATCCACAGCAATGGACGGCCACAATCTACCCGGGGCCCAAAGGAAACTTTGTATTTAATGCTTCAACAATCTTTTGGTGTCAGGATCTTGCCAGTCCGCCCGGTCATATGTTGCCCTGGTCGCACTGGTCTCGACCACATGGCCCGGATGAACGCGTTCAGAAGATCACTCATAATCTGATTCGTCGCGCAATTTCTTGA
- a CDS encoding DUF1501 domain-containing protein produces MPNDVLFPCRRSRREFVWEMGAGFAGLALTSLLSKDGFFERYASAESPQRTLNPAAAKRPQLKPRAKACIFLMMNGAPSQVDTFDHKPELQKFAGKQLPADKKFTNSGGRKVGYLTPAWRKFQPGGESGLLISDYFPNVRKHADKLCVLNSCHTDSHAHGSALVAMNTGKTLIGRPSLGSWCVYGLGTENESLPGYVVILDKRGGPISGQPNWSSGFMPATHTGTLFRPQGDPILDLKGPGHITQAVQREQLDLLAQINQRHLDARPGGQELAARINSYELAYRMQTATPDAVDLSQETESTLKMYGIGKQPTDEYGRNCLIARRLVEKGVRFIQLYSGGGHLEETWDAHESIEKNHGRHGAEVDQPIAALLTDLEQRGMLEDTLIVWGGEFGRMPFSEGKDAPGRNHNPYGFSMWLAGGGVKSGTTYGKTDEFGFEAVENKVHLHDLHATILQIMGLDHERLTYFHQGRDESLTDVGGKVIHDILS; encoded by the coding sequence ATGCCGAATGATGTTTTATTTCCCTGCCGCCGATCGCGCCGTGAGTTTGTCTGGGAAATGGGTGCCGGTTTCGCAGGGCTTGCATTGACAAGTTTGCTCAGTAAAGATGGCTTCTTCGAACGATATGCCTCAGCTGAGAGCCCACAAAGAACATTAAATCCAGCCGCTGCGAAAAGACCACAACTCAAGCCACGGGCCAAAGCATGCATTTTTCTGATGATGAACGGTGCGCCCTCACAAGTCGATACATTTGATCATAAACCGGAGCTGCAAAAGTTTGCCGGAAAGCAACTCCCAGCAGACAAAAAATTCACTAATTCTGGTGGTCGAAAAGTGGGATACTTGACGCCAGCCTGGAGGAAATTTCAGCCTGGTGGTGAAAGTGGTTTACTGATCTCAGACTATTTCCCCAATGTCCGCAAGCATGCTGATAAACTTTGTGTGCTCAACTCCTGCCATACCGACAGCCATGCACATGGGTCAGCACTTGTTGCAATGAATACTGGAAAAACTCTCATTGGAAGACCATCACTGGGAAGCTGGTGTGTTTATGGTCTGGGAACAGAAAATGAAAGTCTTCCCGGATATGTCGTGATTCTGGATAAGCGAGGTGGTCCCATTAGTGGGCAACCAAACTGGTCGAGTGGATTCATGCCTGCCACTCATACGGGTACGCTCTTTCGACCTCAGGGTGATCCCATTCTCGACTTGAAAGGTCCCGGCCATATTACCCAGGCTGTCCAACGCGAACAGCTTGACCTCCTGGCACAAATCAACCAACGTCATCTAGACGCTAGACCTGGTGGACAGGAACTCGCCGCGCGGATCAATAGCTACGAACTCGCCTATCGCATGCAAACGGCGACACCTGACGCTGTCGACTTATCACAGGAAACCGAAAGTACCCTCAAGATGTATGGCATAGGCAAGCAGCCAACCGACGAATATGGCCGTAATTGTCTCATTGCACGTCGTCTCGTGGAAAAAGGCGTTCGATTCATTCAACTCTATTCCGGTGGAGGGCATCTCGAAGAAACCTGGGACGCACATGAAAGCATCGAAAAGAACCACGGTCGACATGGAGCAGAAGTTGATCAACCGATCGCCGCACTCTTGACTGACCTCGAACAGCGTGGGATGTTAGAAGACACATTGATTGTCTGGGGAGGAGAATTTGGCCGTATGCCATTTAGTGAAGGGAAAGACGCTCCGGGACGAAATCATAATCCCTATGGGTTCAGTATGTGGCTGGCCGGAGGTGGAGTCAAGTCTGGAACAACCTATGGCAAAACAGATGAGTTCGGTTTTGAGGCTGTCGAAAATAAGGTCCATCTTCATGATCTCCACGCTACAATTCTACAAATTATGGGACTAGACCATGAACGACTGACCTATTTTCATCAGGGTCGGGATGAAAGCTTGACGGATGTCGGAGGGAAGGTTATTCATGATATTCTTTCCTGA